The proteins below are encoded in one region of Aeromonas veronii:
- a CDS encoding GNAT family N-acetyltransferase, which yields MTRYLCWPVDEARLLAGFTGWLHPARRSDLPVMMVVGARDCWLRELAGADPVQLVAAYERLSEQTIYLRFMRPRQKPSAEQVSFFIDYPRDTQIGLLLTDNDGAPLALAQSIRRRRHPDRAEFSCVVADDFQHQGAGRRILLALALLAYGEGIREWTAEVLSQNRPMLSLLKGLGLPLTLVTGREMVFVRLDLSVLGKLDLHRA from the coding sequence GTGACTCGCTATCTCTGCTGGCCAGTGGACGAGGCGCGGCTATTGGCCGGGTTTACCGGATGGCTGCATCCTGCGCGGCGCAGCGACCTGCCGGTCATGATGGTGGTGGGTGCGCGTGATTGCTGGTTACGGGAGTTGGCGGGGGCGGATCCCGTCCAGCTGGTGGCCGCTTACGAGCGTCTTAGCGAGCAGACAATTTACCTGCGCTTCATGCGCCCCAGACAGAAGCCAAGCGCCGAGCAGGTCTCCTTCTTCATCGATTACCCAAGGGACACCCAGATAGGCTTGCTGCTGACGGACAACGATGGGGCGCCATTGGCGCTGGCGCAGTCCATACGGCGGCGACGACATCCGGATCGGGCAGAGTTTTCCTGCGTGGTGGCGGATGACTTCCAGCATCAAGGGGCGGGTCGGCGCATCCTGCTGGCGCTGGCGTTGCTGGCATACGGGGAGGGGATCCGGGAGTGGACCGCCGAGGTGCTGAGTCAGAATCGCCCCATGCTGAGCCTGCTGAAGGGGTTGGGATTGCCACTGACCCTGGTGACGGGACGGGAGATGGTTTTCGTGCGCCTGGATTTGAGCGTTCTCGGCAAGCTGGATCTCCATCGGGCCTAA
- a CDS encoding response regulator translates to MIITEEELLALLESDVNLEPAFHPVSIHALDAVSYQAAKALGIPDYASLHRTQPDIHWRWEGAFTTSAIALFEPEAHQGQPYLPQLMAEGQGIYRVTDPWLAELQARELRWRDWLARLSVLLLEDHPFQGACIAQEIQSLGMPCQWVQDGDACLQVLAKHEVGLLVCDLSLGEEDAIGLLMGHAQYKHLPIILLSSHDQTLIDGARRLLHDAGFNVLAALAKPLNHGDLLRQLKALYLGPAQSLRRHGLKRTIRNWQEEVLGQISLMADAATTHSPIWLALSGVPPHWDPLKTWLEQHGRRADELTLIVHKRDQLLSRADRFALVLQASMAGGQLALLLDNGQHLPFEELERLPLRYLLLGPHLLPELEAMATDSLLDRFIARARELGIGLYIDDPFNQQDAALWQERGVAGHW, encoded by the coding sequence ATGATCATCACTGAGGAAGAGTTATTAGCGCTGCTGGAGTCCGATGTGAACCTGGAGCCGGCATTTCACCCCGTCAGCATTCATGCCCTCGACGCCGTGTCATACCAGGCCGCCAAGGCTCTGGGCATCCCGGATTATGCCAGCCTGCACCGTACTCAGCCTGATATCCACTGGCGCTGGGAGGGGGCCTTCACCACCAGCGCGATCGCCCTGTTCGAGCCCGAGGCCCACCAGGGTCAACCCTATCTGCCCCAGCTGATGGCCGAGGGGCAGGGGATCTACCGCGTGACGGATCCCTGGCTGGCCGAACTACAGGCCCGGGAGCTGCGCTGGCGTGACTGGCTGGCGAGGCTCTCGGTCTTGCTGCTCGAGGACCACCCGTTTCAAGGGGCCTGCATTGCCCAGGAGATCCAGTCTCTCGGGATGCCCTGCCAGTGGGTGCAAGATGGGGACGCCTGTCTGCAGGTACTGGCAAAGCACGAGGTGGGATTGCTGGTCTGCGATCTCAGCCTGGGGGAGGAGGATGCCATCGGCCTGTTGATGGGCCACGCCCAATACAAGCATCTGCCCATCATCCTGCTCTCCAGCCACGATCAGACGCTGATCGATGGTGCTCGCCGCCTGCTCCACGATGCGGGATTCAACGTGCTGGCGGCCCTCGCCAAACCGTTGAATCACGGCGATCTGCTGCGTCAGCTCAAGGCCCTCTATCTGGGGCCGGCCCAGTCACTCAGACGACACGGCTTGAAGCGCACCATCCGCAACTGGCAGGAGGAGGTGCTGGGCCAGATCAGCCTGATGGCGGATGCTGCCACCACCCATTCCCCCATCTGGCTGGCCCTGAGTGGCGTGCCACCTCATTGGGATCCCCTCAAGACCTGGCTGGAACAGCACGGTCGGCGAGCCGACGAACTGACCCTGATCGTGCACAAGCGGGATCAGCTCTTGAGCCGAGCGGATCGCTTCGCACTGGTCTTGCAGGCGAGCATGGCGGGGGGGCAGCTGGCGCTGCTGCTGGACAATGGTCAGCATCTGCCCTTCGAGGAGTTGGAGCGCTTGCCTCTGCGTTACCTGTTGCTGGGGCCCCACCTGTTGCCTGAACTGGAGGCGATGGCGACGGATTCCCTGCTGGATCGCTTCATCGCTCGCGCCAGAGAGCTCGGTATCGGCCTCTATATTGATGATCCCTTCAACCAGCAGGATGCGGCCTTGTGGCAGGAGCGCGGCGTCGCGGGTCACTGGTGA
- a CDS encoding ATP-binding protein produces MTKIYLLLGALLALPLRAAVLPLPPAAQAYADDIGQLTFCYPSLERPPYLEDQGGLLIDQMTRLARQLPVPLHFKTLPNWPAVEQGLRDGQCDLIPHIGPSVETRSGTVLSRAMLEAESAILYRGDLEHAAFLVSPVWQAGEVLKRLYPHSTQLQLTDADNWYLALFAEKGSAYLGDYLQLRYLMREYPDEGLRLRRLRSDELVVSYRLMMRDIPGLLQLVDTAIRFLPPGSLYRDLGRYLPQSEQDINPLHFTDKEQAWLIGSARTIKMVAAPGLMPYSGINPQGELIGWSDDVLRRVSRQTGLNFELIPTASKEEALAKLRSGEAAMMAGLPESPALGQEFNFTRVIAMSRYALVSRKRAEYQALDSVSGSIVVPKALYDGSQLSLLGPHHWVQVQDLQQGIQAVQDGKADAMLAELYQLQYPMRNNLLADLAIRELPQNLGLSFAIRHDQPRLSGVMEQSLMTINDRQVDELVQRWHRLILNQQEGVSYGLWLTSLLLAMLISGAVIWLIWRSRQQLAQAARERHQAEQALALESKFRESLFQTLPVPVFLRNDRGEIIKRNKRAKQLEARYLADLVLPSPQLQGGEGELALRDQVYSYAQIPLQLGSQTPAGDLIALSDISALRERTRLLRQAERRLRALTNTVPGVVLQFTLKEGAIGRVEFVSRGSHELLGLASQQIRLNPNETLVRLARQDRREMRAPMLTMLLAGRPFTYLLRYRHPSKGSRWLQFSGRGRRQGEGWRIYGVVQDVTTRVEQEKALQISHEEAQQAVLAKGRFLAAVSHEIRTPMNAMLGLLEWLDQTELSAEQSSVLTHIRQAGNELLGLLNDVLDFSRNETRQLRLSPQPTDLVELCEHVAAVHWSKARAKGLQLRLHLDPALPALLELDPHRVQQVLHNLISNAIKFSEQGQVVIWAQRQGDMLCCGVDDEGPGISAELLPRLFLPFEQGEEPGQLRAQGTGLGLAICHQLMEQMGGDIDVEPLSAGGSRFRCRFPLHALQERAPWKPSVDTVYLQLMGEDGDYMRTWLQELGVRESPAGEPLSAVRDEQGLQHWFWQEEPWIPGTVVTLLQPRLSQHQAVPGTLPGAGMRVLLVEDHEVNRVLISMQLSQLGARVLSAANGRLALDLLQEETVDLVLTDLQMPVMDGAELCQQLRGSERWQHLPVYVITADLSEQAAQLLTSCGCHGHLDKPVLLRELATLLRTVSGREGFTSQEREEPTPAWVQQGLVPLSPELATLYLTSTRQDLADIERCVTQGDIAALETALHKMKGAAKMVGAMPLVQVIDAWQKAPDKPLVEPLTRAVDDVCRQLSKRA; encoded by the coding sequence ATGACAAAAATATACCTGCTGTTGGGTGCGTTGCTGGCTTTGCCGCTGCGTGCCGCCGTACTTCCCCTGCCGCCCGCCGCCCAGGCTTATGCCGATGACATCGGTCAGCTGACCTTCTGCTACCCGAGTCTGGAGCGTCCTCCCTATCTCGAAGATCAGGGAGGACTGCTTATCGATCAGATGACCCGCCTGGCCCGGCAACTGCCGGTGCCCCTGCATTTCAAGACGTTGCCCAACTGGCCGGCGGTGGAGCAGGGCCTGCGTGATGGCCAGTGCGACCTCATTCCTCACATCGGTCCTTCCGTCGAGACCCGCTCAGGCACAGTACTGAGCCGGGCCATGCTGGAGGCGGAATCCGCCATCCTCTATCGGGGGGATCTCGAGCATGCGGCTTTTCTGGTCTCGCCGGTCTGGCAGGCGGGCGAGGTGCTGAAACGTCTCTATCCCCACTCCACCCAGTTGCAGCTGACCGATGCGGACAATTGGTATCTGGCGCTGTTTGCAGAAAAGGGCAGCGCCTATCTCGGGGATTACCTGCAACTGCGCTACCTGATGCGGGAGTACCCGGATGAGGGGTTGAGATTGCGCCGCCTGCGCAGTGACGAACTGGTGGTGAGCTATCGGCTGATGATGCGAGACATCCCGGGCTTGCTGCAACTGGTGGATACGGCGATCCGCTTCTTGCCGCCGGGCAGTCTCTATCGGGATCTGGGACGCTATCTGCCCCAGAGCGAGCAAGATATCAATCCCCTGCATTTTACCGACAAGGAGCAGGCCTGGCTCATTGGCTCGGCCCGTACCATCAAGATGGTGGCGGCGCCTGGCCTGATGCCCTACAGCGGTATCAATCCGCAAGGGGAGCTGATCGGCTGGAGTGACGATGTGTTGCGGCGGGTGAGCCGACAGACCGGGCTCAACTTTGAACTCATTCCCACGGCCAGCAAGGAGGAGGCGCTGGCCAAGCTTCGCAGTGGCGAAGCGGCGATGATGGCGGGTTTGCCGGAGTCGCCGGCGCTGGGGCAGGAGTTTAACTTCACCCGGGTCATTGCCATGAGTCGCTACGCCCTGGTCAGCCGCAAACGGGCGGAGTATCAGGCCCTGGATAGCGTTTCGGGCAGCATAGTGGTTCCCAAAGCCCTCTATGATGGCAGCCAGCTGTCGCTGCTGGGCCCGCATCACTGGGTACAGGTGCAGGACTTGCAGCAGGGGATCCAGGCGGTGCAGGATGGCAAGGCTGATGCCATGCTGGCGGAGCTTTATCAGCTGCAATACCCCATGCGCAACAACCTGCTGGCGGATCTCGCCATCCGGGAGCTCCCCCAGAATCTGGGTCTGAGTTTTGCCATCCGGCACGATCAGCCAAGACTTTCCGGCGTGATGGAGCAGAGCCTGATGACCATCAACGATCGGCAGGTGGATGAGCTGGTACAGCGCTGGCATCGTCTGATCCTGAATCAGCAGGAGGGGGTCAGCTATGGTTTATGGCTCACCTCCTTGCTGCTGGCCATGCTGATCAGCGGTGCGGTCATCTGGCTGATCTGGCGCTCGCGCCAGCAGCTCGCCCAGGCGGCCCGCGAGCGTCACCAGGCAGAGCAGGCGCTGGCGCTGGAGAGCAAGTTCCGGGAGTCGCTCTTCCAGACATTACCGGTCCCCGTGTTCCTGCGCAATGATCGGGGCGAGATCATCAAGCGCAACAAGCGAGCCAAGCAACTGGAGGCCCGCTATCTGGCGGATCTGGTGCTGCCATCACCCCAGCTGCAGGGGGGAGAGGGGGAGTTGGCCCTGCGGGATCAGGTCTACTCCTATGCCCAAATCCCGTTGCAACTGGGCAGCCAGACGCCAGCGGGCGACCTCATCGCACTCTCCGACATCAGCGCCCTGCGCGAACGAACCCGTCTGCTGCGTCAGGCCGAACGGCGGCTGCGGGCACTGACCAATACGGTGCCCGGCGTGGTGCTGCAGTTTACCCTCAAGGAGGGAGCCATCGGGCGGGTTGAATTTGTCAGCCGAGGCAGTCATGAACTGCTCGGCCTGGCCAGCCAGCAGATCCGCCTCAACCCCAACGAAACCCTCGTCAGGCTGGCGCGCCAGGACAGGCGAGAGATGCGCGCCCCCATGCTGACCATGTTGCTGGCGGGGCGTCCTTTCACCTACCTGCTGCGCTATCGCCACCCGAGCAAGGGGAGTCGCTGGTTGCAGTTCTCCGGCCGGGGGCGCCGCCAGGGGGAGGGTTGGCGCATCTACGGGGTGGTTCAGGATGTCACTACCCGGGTCGAGCAGGAGAAGGCCCTGCAGATCTCCCACGAGGAGGCCCAGCAGGCGGTGCTCGCCAAGGGACGCTTCCTCGCGGCCGTGAGCCATGAGATCCGCACTCCCATGAACGCCATGCTGGGGCTGCTGGAGTGGCTCGATCAGACCGAACTCTCGGCAGAGCAGTCCTCGGTACTGACCCACATCAGGCAGGCGGGCAACGAACTGCTGGGGCTGCTCAACGACGTGCTGGATTTCAGTCGCAACGAAACGCGCCAGTTGCGCCTTTCTCCCCAACCGACGGATCTGGTAGAGCTGTGTGAGCATGTGGCCGCCGTGCACTGGTCCAAGGCTCGTGCCAAGGGGCTGCAGCTTCGCCTCCATCTCGATCCCGCCTTGCCTGCATTGCTGGAGCTGGATCCCCACAGGGTGCAGCAGGTGCTGCACAACCTTATCTCCAACGCAATCAAGTTCAGCGAGCAGGGGCAGGTGGTCATCTGGGCACAACGTCAGGGGGACATGCTCTGCTGCGGCGTGGATGATGAAGGCCCCGGGATCAGTGCCGAGCTCTTGCCCCGGCTGTTTCTTCCTTTCGAGCAGGGGGAGGAGCCCGGCCAGCTGAGGGCTCAGGGCACCGGGCTTGGTCTTGCCATCTGCCACCAACTGATGGAACAGATGGGTGGCGACATTGATGTGGAACCTCTGTCCGCCGGCGGCAGTCGCTTCCGCTGCCGCTTCCCCTTGCACGCCCTGCAGGAGCGGGCTCCCTGGAAGCCGAGCGTCGACACTGTCTACCTGCAACTGATGGGGGAGGATGGCGACTACATGCGTACCTGGCTGCAGGAGCTGGGGGTGAGGGAGAGTCCGGCGGGAGAGCCCCTGAGTGCCGTCCGGGATGAACAAGGGCTGCAGCACTGGTTCTGGCAGGAAGAACCCTGGATCCCGGGAACCGTGGTGACCTTGCTGCAACCCAGGCTGAGCCAGCACCAAGCGGTGCCCGGCACCCTGCCCGGCGCGGGAATGCGGGTGCTGCTGGTGGAAGATCACGAGGTGAACCGGGTGCTGATCAGCATGCAGCTCAGCCAGCTCGGCGCCCGGGTACTGAGCGCGGCCAATGGTCGCCTGGCCCTGGATCTGTTGCAGGAGGAGACGGTGGATCTGGTGCTGACCGACTTGCAGATGCCGGTGATGGATGGCGCCGAACTGTGCCAGCAACTGCGTGGTAGCGAGCGCTGGCAGCATCTGCCGGTCTATGTGATCACCGCGGACCTGAGCGAGCAGGCCGCGCAACTGCTGACCAGCTGTGGCTGCCACGGTCATCTGGACAAACCGGTTCTGCTCAGGGAGCTCGCCACTTTGCTGCGCACTGTCTCCGGTCGCGAGGGCTTCACTTCGCAAGAGAGGGAGGAACCCACCCCCGCCTGGGTCCAGCAGGGCCTAGTACCACTGAGTCCCGAGTTGGCGACGCTCTACCTGACCTCCACCCGCCAGGATCTCGCCGACATTGAGCGCTGTGTCACACAAGGGGACATTGCAGCCCTCGAGACGGCTTTACACAAGATGAAGGGGGCCGCCAAAATGGTGGGGGCGATGCCCCTGGTCCAGGTGATCGATGCCTGGCAGAAGGCGCCCGATAAGCCCCTGGTGGAGCCCCTTACCCGTGCCGTGGATGATGTCTGCCGGCAACTGAGCAAGAGAGCATGA
- the ihfA gene encoding integration host factor subunit alpha translates to MALTKADIAEHLFTQLGMSKREAKDMVEAFFEEIRQALERGEQVKISGFGNFDLREKNQRPGRNPKTGEDIPISARRVVTFRPGQKLKARVENVEPNE, encoded by the coding sequence ATGGCGCTTACCAAAGCCGACATTGCAGAGCACCTGTTCACCCAGCTCGGGATGAGCAAGCGTGAAGCCAAAGATATGGTGGAAGCCTTCTTTGAGGAAATCAGACAAGCGCTCGAGCGCGGTGAACAAGTCAAGATTTCAGGCTTCGGTAATTTTGACCTTCGTGAGAAGAATCAGCGTCCCGGACGTAACCCCAAGACGGGCGAGGATATTCCTATCAGCGCCCGTCGCGTGGTGACCTTCCGGCCTGGCCAGAAGCTCAAGGCCAGAGTAGAAAATGTTGAACCCAATGAGTAA